GTAGAATCAACGTGTTTAACATTGTGATGAAGACAACGACGTGCTGAAGTAGACGTGTAAAATGACGGCACAACATGCTGGAAAGGAGAGGGCACAACACCATGGCAAGGAAAGGAGCACAACACCCTTTTTGCAATCAAGAGAGAGTGAGACGGAATAGGAATGGCgcgatttttgtttttttttttacacaatTAGAATTAAACCAgttttattcatttaaaattaaatttaaaaaaatagctaatttaaatttattacatAGTTGGTAGGATGAAAAGGTGGTtgcctatatttttttttattacaaattactTACAATACCCATTTTATAgcagatttttttaaataaataaaataaatattttatttactaatataAGTAATTTGTagcatttttatgaatttacattttattatttatcctatttacagtgtaaacaaaataacaatgtgtatatctcgtttacactgtacaCGAAATAAGATATGATATATTTAATGTggttatctcgtttacagtgtaaacgagatatgcaCATTGTTATTTCGTTTATACTATAAACGAAATAAACGATAAGTTATGACATTTACATTATAAACGAGATACAGTACGACAAAATTTTAGCAGCTATAAAAGGATCTGCAACTATTTGTATTCTTCACAAACAtttcacttcttcttctcctccgtttttctttcaaaaattaagagaaaatgtCTAGTAGATATGTCATTGTAAGTGTGTATCCTAATTGTCATATGAGAAATAGTGACACTGGAGTAAAATTTGAGTGTGATAATCTCATTTTATTGTATTCGGAGAGTAAGTTCTTTGTCCGAGCTAAATAGTCTAATATTGAGAAGCATTGGTACTAGAGGCTAGAGGGAGTAAAGAGATTGGAAGAGTTGGATATAGGTTGTTAGTACTGATGGGAAATAAAGTATTTCAATTTCGTCTGTTTTGACTCTATGGCAATGAGCATGTGCGCCTCATGTTTGACCTCCATGGGAGAATCATGACGGAACAAGTGATGGAGCTTTTCGCGGAGGTTGGTGATGCTGGTGGCGGTAGATCTGGCCACTCAAATTTTGTGCAGGATGACCCACCTCTTGCACCACCATCGATACACTATGCTAGTCCAGTGGAAGACATGGATGTGGACAGTGAAGAGTCCGATGAGGAGTATGTAACCGATAGCAATGATAGTGGTTCTTCTgaagatgatgaggaggaggaggagtttGTACTAGAGACTCCAGTCGACGCATCAGTTCATTATCTTCTTCCTGCGCCGTGCACCCAATTTTGGCCTTATCAATTGTACCAGTCACTATCATATATAGATCTGGACATGATGCACGAAAAACTCTATTTTCCAATATGAGTGGAGACAATTGCAACATATTCGGTAGTGTAGAGTTCAAAGTTGGCCATAGATTCAAAAACAGAGAGGCAGTAATGCAAGGTATGAAGAATTACAACATTCGCAGAAGTGGTGAGTACCGAGTTATGGAGTCGGATTGATTAAAATACCATGTGCATTGCCGTCAATTTGCAGCAGGATGTCCTTGGAGTATCCATGTTGTCCTCCGACAGAATCTCGGATATTGGCGAGTAGAGTTTAATTGTGTGTTATATTCTTATTTATCATGATTATTTTGGTTATAAATGCCTACCATGTATATTTTATTTCGTTAGGGAGGTGCATAAATTTGAAGGTGCGCATACCTATTTAGCCCACCATGTCTTAGAACCATCAATAAGAACCATCAATAGTTGGATAGCAACCTTATCTGCAGTGTCATCTTGCTTCTGATATAGTCCAGTCCATCAGTTAGTATCCCTATTTTACAATGTGCAGTTAGGCAAAGCTATCACTTCAAACTCTCATACAGAAAGGTCTGGATGATGAAATAAAAGGCAATTGTGTAGATATACAGTGATTGGGAGGAGTTATACAATAAGGTGCCAAGGCTGCTTCAAGCATTACAAAGTTGTTGCCTCGGAACAATATGTGATTTTAGGGTCGTACCGTACTATAATGGACACTTGGTGGTTCGCAACTGCAGCCAATTTGATAAGGTATTCTGGGCTTTTTCTACCTGTGTGGAGGTTTTCAAGCATTGCAAGCTCTTTGTCTCCGTTGATGGCACACATCTGTATAGCAAATATGGTGGTGTGTTACTTATCAGATTGGCACAAGACAATAACAGTAATATCCTTCCTGTGGCATTTGCAATTGTTGAGTCTGAGGCTACAGGTCCTAGTCGTTCTTCCTTACAAACTTGAGACGACATGTGACACCGCAAGAAGGCCTGTTGATTATATCTGATAGATCCCAGGCAATCAAGGCTGCACTGAGAGCCAACGATAGTGGTTGGAACCCTCCTAGAGCGTTTCATGCTTATTGTGTCAGGCACATGTCCGCGAATTTCATGTCTTGTTTCGAATCTACCGATGACAAGCGATATCTCATAAATGTTGCTTATAGTCCAAGTAAGATGGGGTACGAGTAGTACATGAATGCATTGAGAGGTTTGTTGCTTGAGATGACAGACTGGGCTGGTagattcaaaaagaaaatatggtTACAACACTGTGACGGCGGTCGCCGATTGGGCACATGACAACGAACCTCTCTGAGTGCATAAATGCAGTACTTAAAGGTATGCATTATTTACTGATTTTAGCAATCGTGTAATGTACTTACGAAATGTTGCAACAGTTGTTCGTCAAAAAGGGCAAAGAGGCACAAACACAGTTGGCCGCGGAAGATCAATTTTCTCAGTGGCGGGTAGCCGCCGTTGAGAAGATCAGGGAGGGGATCTCGAAGATGCGTGTTACGCACTATGGCAGGAGGGCTTCAGTATTTGTGGCGAAAGAGTTAAATCCTTTCGAGGGTTGGTCTCAAGGTTCATTCTGTATTTGGTTGAGTGCAGGCACATGTGATTGTGATCTCTTCCAATCACTCCATTTCTCATGTCACCATGCACTTGTCGCCTGTACTGCTGCAAGTGTCGAGTGGGGGACATATATTCATCCGATAAAGCAAGAGGTTATGTTCAAGGTGTATGAGGTGAAACTCCCACCGATACCAGACAAGAAGTTGTGGCTGGAGTGGTACGGGACACTGTTGCATCCTAATCCATCCATACGCAGGGGAGCAACTGGGCGATCAATTTTCACAAGGTTTCGTATTGAGATGGATAAAGGAAAGTGTCAAGAAAAACGATATGAGTTATGCAGGCAAACCGAACATACTCAGAGAGGCATTCCCCAACAAGTAggagatttttatttttcaaatttaaatcaatccaattcgatttataatttaatctaaaattttttatgtactcttttttagtactaattgatcaaacatatctattttaatttcttctacCAATTCTTTTGAGTACTAATTGCAtgctaaaaatttaaattattgatattattttaatcgtaatttttttataatgatacatatatctcgtttatactaAAAACgagatatatatgttttttttttcaaactacaAATATCTCATTTATAAACGAAATATGTATAAAGTAAAATTTGACTTATCTTATTTACAGTATAAATTAGAtacatttgttattattattttgagtaattatccaaatcagtccctacaaattttaaaagtggACATTTTAGcctccaagaaaaattaatacacagatcaaTCAGTCCTCAGTTCATTTTTCGACAGAGTAATTACCCAGATCAGTCcccaaagattttaaaaacagaaattttagtcccccaaaaaaattaatgtacaaATCAATCCCCAACGTTTCTCTCTATTAGACATGACAGTCCTCcgtctaaaaataaaataaaataaaataattattattattaattgcacAATAATATTGTgctatattttttgtattttttagacaaaaataataataaatttattcacTAGATTCTTTTATATGATACCAAATTTTAGGAAAAAGACTAAATCAGCAAAGGAACAAATTCATGGGATGCAGGCTCATGGAATCCTGACATCTAAAATATTAGGGTATATGACTGGCTAGGCGGGTGGTTATTCCTTTATGGGGTTCAGCAAGAAGGACACATATAACTATGTTGACCAGAGTAAGCGTCCCAAGATAGTGGACGGAAATTCTAATGCCGCAATTGTATACCTAGAGGGAAAGGCAGTTGCAGACCCAATGAGCATATCGAGATACAATTTAACTAAGGATAACATGTTGGCAAACATGTTTTGGGCCGACGGAGGTAGCAGGACTGATTATCAATTTTTTGGGGATGTTCTTGCAtttgacagcatcattcgccttcttctctttttctgcaaactttaaaaattaatttatatattaatttttttaaactaaaaaatttacttttaaatttacttttaaatttactTTAAGAATTGATCTGTATATTACTCTCTATTTTATTTGTGTTCGGAAAAATTGAAACCACGGTCTTACACTCTCAACGTCCCaccataattaaaaataaataaataaaaagaagaaagaaagagagaacgAAAAATCAGATTTTTCTGGCCCTGGGCTATCCATTTTGCTTCTTCTAGCTCGAACATCGGCACCTCGAATTCAGGACTTCACATAAACCtgaaaagaagaacaaaaccgaatagaaaagtaagaaagaaaaatagcccTTTTTTGGAGTCCAGAGAATGGCAATGGCGTCATGGAACAGTAGCCTTGGTTCGTATCAAAAGGTAACATAATCTGATTTGTAATTTTTCCCCATGGATATAACTTTTGAGACTTGCCAATTTACCATATTCTCCTCTTTTCAGCAGACGATGGCGTTTGAGATTTCGTGCAGGaagagagacagagacagagacagagaaCGGGGTAGCATCCATCCGTACAAAGTGGTTGAGATTACTCCGCCGCCCAAATGTCTTGGCGTTCGTTGCCTTCCTCCTGTAAGTGCCCACCCCATCCAAAGCCtcagtttattattaatttatatataatatctttaCCGCAAATCACTGTTTGCAAGAATAGGTGAATTATCTGGTGTCTTTTTATTGTGAAGTCTAAATTGTCTAACttgcttttaaaaataaataataaaatgtttaaagtaaaaataaaatttttaaaatttttaaatattatttatttgccTTTTTTAATAAGTTGGACACAATATAATAGGCACAATAGGATTCACCCACAGAGTAACACccttatagaaaaataattgttGACACAATTTGTGTAGCATCTTTGATGAATGTTTGGTGTGCCCGGCAACCCTACatcagatttttttttactagGTTGCTGTGTTGGGTTTGGTAGTAGATAAGAGACAAATTGTTTCTGGCACTGTGCAGTTTTCACCGGAATTTGTACTATTTTCTTGGAGCTTAATGCTCAAACTTTCAATGATAAAGGTTTTTGACAAGCATACTTTATGGGGATAGGATTAGAAGCCCAGTATCTATATGGTGCAAAGCTCTTGAAGTCAAGTTGAGAAATTTGAAAGTTTGGTTTTATAGATAAATCTTTTGGTTTCTTTGCTTTTGTATAGGCGAACCCTTATCCCCCTATCCTACTTCTCGTAATgaaattcttctttttctcaaaaagaagaaaagttggTCCAatagaaagaaaattgaaaacctGGTGATCACTGCCAAGTAGAAACTATTGTGGCTGAATTCCGTTTCTGTATTCATAGTTCTTGCAGAAGAATCATGTGCTTTTCAAAACTATTTCTGAAGCCGTGTAGACAGTTATGTGCTGTCATGATTAAAATCTACCTTACGAGACTTTGCTCAGAGAGTTGTGCTGTTGGAAATTGGAATCACTTCTAATAATTCCCATTCTAAGCGGTTAAGGTAAGAGTTGGGATAGTTGCTACTCGAAGTTTAACTGTCAATTATACTCCCACCTTTTTATAAAAGGTCTAGCAACAAGTTCATCAAAGACACTACTAGCATGATTTTTATCAAGTTAGGCTTGGATGATAGTGATTAGTAAGAGCCAAAATTAACACCGGATGCGGTGATGACGAGTAATGGAGTGAATTCAAGCATCATGAATGCCCCTTTGACAATGTTAGAAAAGTGCACACCATGGTCACATGGTTTAGGGAGGATGCTAGGATGAAGAGTCCGTCCTTGGTTGAGGGGCACAAGGTGTGATGTGCCATGGTAGATACTAGAGCAAGTGTCGATGATATTTATTGGGCAGCCATTAGGATGCTTGGCATCCAGTGCTCATGAACTAGATATGTGATAAGTGAGTCCAATAAAGAATTTGTAAGATATCCCTAGGGTAGCTTATGGAGGAGCATCCAATTCGCACATCCTACTGCGATGGCCATGGATACCTTGAATGGATGTATTGCATGCCTTCTTGAATAAGAGCTAGATGTGGAACGAACATATAAAGGCAAAGTGTGCACCTTTTAAAGCTCATGATCTTTGATGAGTCTTAAACTAGAAATGGCACGTGCTTCACAAATGCTGCGAGAAGTGAATGAATTGAGAATTTCTCATTGAAAATGGTGGCCTAATGCATGAAGCTGGCACCATTGTTCCTAGAGCCTcgagaaaaataaactttgaTTGCTTTTCTAATTTTAGGACAGTTTTGCCATTTGTCTGCAATTAATGGAGATCGGAGATGTCTAAACTCTAAATAAACTGATGAATGAATTTTTGTACTATTTAAGCTTTTTTTTGAGTCAGAGTTTGATCTTGAAGACTGATGGGTATAGATTAGTCATAGTTTGATCTTGGAGATGCAACATTTatcaatattttcttttcatgaGTTCCCTATTTTTCGTTGGTTAATTTATTTCAGTGACTGGATTTTATCATCTGTTTCTTTTTTCTCGTTGGTTAATTTCTGATCGTGCGAGATTTAAATGTTGACAATTCAATATATGAAAGATGTAAACTAATTTGTTACTCATCAATGATTGAGTTAGTTTCCAAAACTATCCAACAAACTATCCATTTGGTACTTTTGTCGAACTAACCAAATCCTTGATATTTATCGAATTAATTTACATCTTTTGtggttaaaaattaaaatgattcacaaggttttttctttttcgtttttttttttcatgaaaacAGATATGACAATCAGATTTGGATATATTAGTTTACTCCCAATTAGGACCTATTAAAATTGTTAATCTACTATGAATGGTTGAAAACTTCCTCGAGAAATGGCACATGCAATTTAAAATGGTGCATAACATAATGTTTTCCAACTTCTTTGTTACCCCAAAAAGCAGAACCTGCAGTGTGGGGAGAGTGTGACAATTGAAGGACAAGGTTATACAATTTCAGCAGTAACACATCGCTATCAGCTTCGGAAGGGAAAATACGAACCAAGCGAGAAAAGGCTTGATGTTTTGTCCACTGGAAGATACTTAGTAAATCTTTATTTGGAAAATTTGTTAGAACAATCTTGATTAGTGCATATTTTCAAgttctattttattagtttcAATATGTAATTCCTTGCCTGTGTGTCATAATCAA
This portion of the Arachis duranensis cultivar V14167 chromosome 6, aradu.V14167.gnm2.J7QH, whole genome shotgun sequence genome encodes:
- the LOC107495007 gene encoding uncharacterized protein LOC107495007 isoform X3, yielding MAMASWNSSLGSYQKTMAFEISCRKRDRDRDRERGSIHPYKVVEITPPPKCLGVRCLPPQNLQCGESVTIEGQGYTISAVTHRYQLRKGKYEPSEKRLDVLSTGRYLVNLYLENLLEQS
- the LOC107495007 gene encoding uncharacterized protein LOC107495007 isoform X4 — protein: MAMASWNSSLGSYQKTMAFEISCRKRDRDRDRERGSIHPYKVVEITPPPKCLGVRCLPPNLQCGESVTIEGQGYTISAVTHRYQLRKGKYEPSEKRLDVLSTGRYLVNLYLENLLEQS
- the LOC107495007 gene encoding uncharacterized protein LOC107495007 isoform X2 — translated: MAMASWNSSLGSYQKQTMAFEISCRKRDRDRDRERGSIHPYKVVEITPPPKCLGVRCLPPNLQCGESVTIEGQGYTISAVTHRYQLRKGKYEPSEKRLDVLSTGRYLVNLYLENLLEQS
- the LOC107495007 gene encoding uncharacterized protein LOC107495007 isoform X1, producing the protein MAMASWNSSLGSYQKQTMAFEISCRKRDRDRDRERGSIHPYKVVEITPPPKCLGVRCLPPQNLQCGESVTIEGQGYTISAVTHRYQLRKGKYEPSEKRLDVLSTGRYLVNLYLENLLEQS